The following nucleotide sequence is from Flavimarina sp. Hel_I_48.
ATTAAAGGTGGAAAAGTAGGTTTTACGGCACGCGGCATAGTTTCCCTGATCGTCGCATTTTTATTTTTCAAAGTGGCTCTGGGTGATAGTGGTTCAGGTTCTGGAAAGGGCAAAGTTGCCGCTTTTGAATTTCTTCAGAACACCTTTGGCGCCACGGTAATGGGTATTGTGGCACTAGGACTGGTAGCCTATGCGGTCTACATGTTTATCCAGGCCAAATATCCACAAATGAGACTTTAAATTACATAGAAATACTTCAAGCAAAAACCTGGCAAATCGCCGGGTTTTTGCTTGAAAAAGGGTATTTAAATGCTAAAAATCAAGACTTTTCGGAAGTTTTTAATTTAGTGAACTCGTGGTAAAAATGTGGAATTGTTTCGATTCCTTTTAGGAAATTCCAAATCCCGAAATGCTCGTTAGGGGAGTGGATAGCGTCACTGTCAAGACCAAAGCCCATAAGGATAATCTTACTGTCAAGCATTTTTTCAAAGAGTGAAACAATGGGAATGCTGCCACCACTACGTTGTGGAACTGGGGTTTTTCCGAAGGTTTTCTCGTAGGCTTTTGAAGCCGCCTGATAGCCTATATCGTCAATGGGAGTCACATACGCCTGCCCACCGTGGTGGGGTTTTACCTTAACGGTTACACCAGCAGGGGCGATACTTTCAAAATGATCTTTAAATAACTGGGTGATCTCCTGCCAGTCCTGATCAGGCACCAGGCGCATGCTTATTTTTGCAAATGCCTTGCTGGGGATCACAGTTTTTGCACCTTCTCCAATGTAACCGCCCCAAATCCCATTTACGTCCAGTGTGGGCCTGATGGAGTTGCGTTCATTTGTGCTGAAGTCTTTTTCTCCGTAAACAGCATCTATGTTCAGCGCCTTCTTGTACGTATCAAGTGAAAATGGGGCTTCGGCCATTTTTTTGCGTTCGTCATCGCTAAGATCATCTACTTTATCATAAAATTGCGGAATGGTAATATGGTTGTTTTCATCATGTAGGGATGCGATCATTTTAGTGAGCACATTTATGGGATTTGCCACCGCACCGCCATAAAGTCCACTGTGCAGGTCTCGGTTGGGTCCGGTTACTTCAACTTCCACATAACTCAAACCACGCAGCCCCGTGGTAATGCTTGGAACTTCTTTTGAGATCATTCCCGTATCGGAAATAAGAATCACATCGTTCTTTAATTTTTCCTGGTTGCGTTCCAGAAACCAGTTCAAATTGACGCTGCCCACTTCTTCTTCCCCTTCAATCATAAATTTGACGTTACAGGGAAGTTCATCGTTTTTGACCATATACTCCAAAGCTTTGACGTGCATATACATCTGGCCCT
It contains:
- a CDS encoding dipeptidase, encoding MAKAADYIAENKDRFISELIKLLKIPSISADPAYKDEMFTTADKVAERLKEAGCDKVEVCETPGYPVVYGEKKINEELPTVLVYGHYDVQPPDPLDLWDSAPFEPVIKETDTHPDGAIFARGACDDKGQMYMHVKALEYMVKNDELPCNVKFMIEGEEEVGSVNLNWFLERNQEKLKNDVILISDTGMISKEVPSITTGLRGLSYVEVEVTGPNRDLHSGLYGGAVANPINVLTKMIASLHDENNHITIPQFYDKVDDLSDDERKKMAEAPFSLDTYKKALNIDAVYGEKDFSTNERNSIRPTLDVNGIWGGYIGEGAKTVIPSKAFAKISMRLVPDQDWQEITQLFKDHFESIAPAGVTVKVKPHHGGQAYVTPIDDIGYQAASKAYEKTFGKTPVPQRSGGSIPIVSLFEKMLDSKIILMGFGLDSDAIHSPNEHFGIWNFLKGIETIPHFYHEFTKLKTSEKS